The proteins below come from a single Arthrobacter sp. zg-Y1171 genomic window:
- a CDS encoding NAD(P)/FAD-dependent oxidoreductase, producing MGTTAFILGGGYAGVMAANRLAANGRPGLDVVLVTPEPRFVERIRLHEYTAGTRADATVGFDSILHPGVRRISDAAVEIRPDQRTVQLAGGAEAGYDYLVYAVGSAAGTAPDGALRIEQLDGAAAARGELAALPAGARVAVVGGGLTAVETAAETARSFGHLQVSLHSAGPVAPRLGTQTRRSMEKSLRRAGVELRSGSPVRADGDVRTGLGADVVLWCAGFGVPDLAAASGLPVNDVGRLSLEPTLRVRGQDRIYGAGDAAVIDEPFYDYLRMCCAAALPMGADAAGNILRALDGKAGVRHDSGFRGLCISLGRSDGAVQFLSADDSPTRFHLHGRTAAVQKEIICRMTLRWIRGEAKRSGAYTWPTGPQTATTAAAPAPVTRS from the coding sequence ATGGGCACCACAGCATTCATTCTGGGCGGGGGATACGCAGGGGTAATGGCGGCGAACCGGCTGGCGGCCAACGGGAGGCCGGGACTCGACGTCGTCCTGGTTACCCCCGAGCCCCGGTTCGTGGAGCGGATCCGGTTGCATGAATACACTGCCGGAACCCGTGCCGACGCCACCGTCGGCTTCGATTCGATCCTGCATCCGGGCGTGCGCCGAATCTCCGATGCAGCAGTGGAGATCCGGCCGGACCAGCGGACGGTTCAGCTGGCCGGGGGAGCAGAAGCGGGCTACGACTATCTGGTGTACGCCGTGGGTTCGGCAGCGGGGACGGCACCGGACGGCGCCCTCCGGATCGAACAGCTGGACGGTGCCGCGGCGGCACGCGGCGAGTTGGCTGCCCTGCCCGCCGGCGCCCGCGTGGCCGTGGTGGGCGGCGGGCTGACCGCCGTCGAGACGGCCGCGGAGACCGCCAGGTCCTTCGGACACCTGCAGGTGAGCCTGCACAGCGCCGGTCCCGTGGCGCCGCGGCTGGGCACCCAGACCCGCCGGTCTATGGAGAAGAGCCTGCGCCGGGCAGGAGTGGAACTGCGCAGCGGGTCGCCGGTGCGTGCCGACGGTGACGTCCGCACCGGCCTGGGTGCCGACGTCGTGCTTTGGTGCGCAGGCTTCGGCGTACCGGACCTGGCCGCGGCCAGCGGACTTCCGGTGAACGACGTGGGACGGCTGAGCCTGGAACCGACCCTGCGGGTACGCGGCCAGGACCGCATCTACGGCGCCGGCGATGCGGCCGTGATCGATGAACCGTTCTACGACTACCTGCGGATGTGCTGCGCGGCGGCCCTGCCGATGGGAGCCGACGCGGCAGGAAACATCCTCCGGGCTTTGGACGGAAAGGCGGGAGTGCGGCACGACAGCGGATTCCGCGGTCTGTGCATTAGTCTGGGCCGCAGTGACGGAGCGGTTCAATTCCTGTCTGCCGACGATTCTCCGACCCGCTTCCACCTGCACGGCAGGACGGCCGCGGTCCAAAAGGAAATCATCTGCCGGATGACGCTGCGGTGGATCCGCGGCGAAGCGAAACGAAGCGGAGCGTACACATGGCCAACAGGTCCGCAGACGGCGACGACGGCGGCGGCTCCCGCGCCGGTGACGCGGAGCTGA
- the sigJ gene encoding RNA polymerase sigma factor SigJ, whose amino-acid sequence MANRSADGDDGGGSRAGDAELTGVRSSRDSQFLKHRGMVFTIAYDVLGTVTDAEDVVQETYLRWRAVAEQVENPRAYLARIASRQALNSLRTASRRREDYPGEWLPEPLPTGPARLPENPDTAALTASEVSTAMLVLLQTLSGPERAAFILHEVFGFGYPEIAATLDIGEPAVRQTVHRARTRLRSGTPRTLPDTGEHRAAVERFLAATMTGQIQSLLDVLAPDVVLVSDGGGKVSAALRPVYGPEKVARLMIGLADKYGAGAVPEFIELNGLPAVAFREEGAVTTVFQLELVEGRVQAVYAVRNPDKLVRLQGRAV is encoded by the coding sequence ATGGCCAACAGGTCCGCAGACGGCGACGACGGCGGCGGCTCCCGCGCCGGTGACGCGGAGCTGACCGGGGTCCGGTCAAGCCGTGACTCCCAGTTCCTGAAGCACCGAGGGATGGTCTTCACCATTGCGTACGACGTCCTGGGCACCGTTACCGATGCCGAGGACGTTGTGCAGGAGACCTATCTGCGGTGGCGGGCGGTGGCGGAACAGGTGGAAAACCCGCGGGCGTACCTGGCGCGGATCGCCTCGCGCCAGGCGCTGAATTCCCTCCGCACAGCGTCCCGGCGGCGGGAGGACTATCCGGGTGAATGGCTGCCCGAACCGCTGCCTACCGGCCCTGCGCGGCTTCCGGAGAATCCGGACACGGCGGCCCTGACCGCCAGCGAGGTTTCGACGGCGATGCTGGTGCTGCTGCAGACCCTGAGCGGTCCGGAGCGGGCCGCGTTCATCCTGCACGAGGTCTTCGGCTTCGGATATCCCGAGATTGCGGCGACCCTGGACATCGGCGAGCCCGCCGTGCGGCAGACGGTTCACCGGGCACGGACCCGGCTGCGGTCCGGCACGCCCCGGACCCTGCCGGATACGGGCGAGCACCGCGCCGCCGTCGAACGTTTCCTGGCCGCCACCATGACCGGGCAGATCCAGTCCCTGCTGGACGTCCTGGCTCCGGACGTGGTCCTGGTCTCCGACGGCGGCGGCAAGGTCAGCGCCGCACTTCGGCCGGTCTACGGTCCGGAGAAGGTGGCACGGTTGATGATCGGGCTGGCGGACAAGTACGGTGCCGGGGCCGTCCCCGAGTTCATTGAACTGAACGGACTGCCGGCGGTCGCGTTCCGTGAAGAGGGGGCGGTGACTACCGTTTTCCAGCTGGAACTCGTGGAGGGCCGGGTGCAGGCGGTGTACGCGGTGCGCAACCCGGACAAGCTGGTGCGGCTGCAGGGTCGGGCGGTTTAG
- a CDS encoding SDR family NAD(P)-dependent oxidoreductase, whose protein sequence is MSPKTIVITGASDGIGAAAARRLARNGHHVVVVGRSPEKTAAVAKDTGGEYFLADFADLGSVRTLASELLQRYPHIDVLANNAGAVFGNVRQVTEDGHEMTFQVNYLAPFLLTQLLTDRLIESGGTVINTSSMANRLFGNVDLDDLENENGYNPSKAYGNAKLEQILFTEEFDRRYRSHGATSTAFHPGVIGSSFSSAEGSAMRAVYQSPLLRRLLPTPEKGARTLVFLAEGTPGTDYPTGKYFVRSKVAKPNKQAGDAALALGLWNRTVAMLAK, encoded by the coding sequence GTGTCTCCCAAAACCATAGTGATCACCGGCGCCAGCGACGGAATCGGTGCCGCCGCGGCAAGGCGGCTCGCACGAAACGGGCATCATGTTGTGGTGGTGGGACGGTCGCCGGAGAAGACCGCCGCCGTCGCCAAGGACACGGGCGGCGAGTATTTCCTGGCCGACTTCGCGGACCTGGGCAGCGTGCGTACCCTGGCTTCGGAACTGCTCCAGCGTTACCCGCATATCGACGTCCTGGCCAACAACGCCGGAGCGGTTTTCGGCAATGTCCGCCAGGTTACCGAGGACGGACACGAGATGACCTTCCAGGTGAACTACCTGGCGCCGTTCCTGCTTACCCAGCTGCTGACAGACCGGCTCATTGAATCCGGCGGGACGGTGATCAACACTTCCAGCATGGCCAACCGCTTGTTCGGCAACGTGGACCTGGACGATCTGGAGAATGAAAACGGGTACAACCCCAGCAAGGCTTACGGGAACGCCAAACTGGAGCAGATCCTGTTCACGGAGGAGTTCGACCGCCGGTACCGTTCCCACGGGGCAACTTCCACTGCCTTCCACCCGGGCGTGATCGGGTCGAGCTTCTCCAGCGCCGAGGGCTCGGCTATGCGTGCGGTCTACCAGTCGCCACTGCTGCGCAGGCTGCTTCCGACGCCGGAAAAGGGTGCCCGGACACTGGTGTTCCTGGCGGAGGGAACACCGGGAACGGATTACCCGACCGGCAAGTACTTTGTCCGGAGCAAGGTGGCCAAGCCCAACAAGCAGGCCGGGGACGCTGCGCTGGCTTTGGGTCTCTGGAACCGCACGGTGGCGATGCTCGCAAAGTGA
- a CDS encoding DUF4334 domain-containing protein — MDHEPTRRLQELQGGTDPGTALEFFDALPPLQAPELYGSWRGTEIPTGHRLDGLLKPLGWHGKRFDGDEEVFPLVFARGGGGVFNVNPALVPLSAVLRFGPLLRKPELLAQIRPALRLARTRRPGARLRMTEYRGVSSATMIYDALPVLDVFRRVDAETVLGAMDLRGPGAPFFFALHRD; from the coding sequence ATGGACCACGAACCCACCCGACGGCTGCAGGAACTGCAGGGCGGGACCGACCCCGGGACAGCGCTGGAGTTCTTCGACGCCCTGCCGCCGCTTCAGGCGCCTGAGCTGTACGGCTCCTGGCGGGGTACTGAAATACCAACGGGTCACCGGCTCGACGGCCTGCTGAAACCGCTGGGCTGGCACGGGAAACGGTTCGACGGCGACGAGGAGGTCTTCCCGCTGGTCTTCGCCAGAGGCGGCGGGGGCGTGTTCAATGTGAATCCGGCGCTGGTCCCGCTTTCCGCAGTGCTGCGTTTCGGCCCTTTGCTGCGGAAGCCCGAACTGCTGGCGCAGATCCGCCCGGCGCTGCGGCTGGCGCGCACGCGGCGGCCCGGCGCCCGGCTGCGGATGACCGAGTACCGGGGCGTGTCCAGCGCCACCATGATCTATGACGCCCTGCCGGTCCTGGATGTCTTCCGCCGGGTCGATGCCGAAACGGTGCTGGGTGCCATGGACCTGCGTGGCCCCGGGGCTCCGTTCTTTTTCGCGCTGCACAGGGACTAG
- a CDS encoding sugar-binding transcriptional regulator, translating into MYYLQSLTMEAIARELRISRSTVSRLLSYARSTGLVRIEIRNPSDRAPALEQEIASRFRIQAHVVPVAETVSPAQALQRVAVQAAHLISPLIDSDAIIGVAWGSTLTAVSQHLPIKNTHDSTIVQMNGAGNFRTSGITYASEILQRFGHAYGARVVQFPVPAFFDHAETKEAMWRERPVKRVLDLQARMNTAIFGVGSMEAGVPSHVYNGAYLDEEDLNELMAEGVVGDVATMFYRADGTWDGIKLNYRSTGPDLSTLRQVPRRICVVAGETKTTSLLGALRAGLVTDLILDENSARRLASS; encoded by the coding sequence ATGTATTACCTGCAGAGCCTGACCATGGAGGCGATCGCCCGGGAACTTCGGATTTCCCGTTCCACCGTTTCCCGGCTGCTCTCCTACGCGCGCAGCACCGGGCTGGTCCGGATCGAGATCCGCAACCCGTCGGACCGGGCCCCGGCGCTGGAACAGGAGATTGCCTCCCGGTTCCGCATCCAGGCCCACGTGGTTCCGGTAGCCGAAACGGTCTCCCCCGCCCAGGCACTGCAGCGGGTCGCCGTGCAGGCGGCGCACCTGATCAGTCCGCTCATCGATTCGGATGCGATCATCGGCGTCGCGTGGGGCTCAACCCTGACGGCAGTGAGCCAGCACCTGCCGATCAAGAACACCCACGACAGCACAATCGTGCAGATGAACGGGGCCGGGAATTTCCGCACATCGGGCATCACCTACGCCAGTGAAATCCTGCAGCGTTTCGGCCACGCCTACGGGGCGCGGGTGGTCCAGTTCCCCGTTCCGGCGTTCTTCGACCACGCCGAAACGAAGGAAGCGATGTGGCGGGAACGTCCGGTGAAACGGGTGCTGGATCTGCAGGCCCGGATGAACACCGCGATCTTCGGGGTGGGTTCCATGGAGGCGGGCGTGCCCAGCCACGTCTACAACGGCGCCTACCTGGACGAAGAAGACCTGAATGAACTGATGGCCGAGGGCGTAGTGGGTGACGTCGCCACCATGTTCTACCGTGCGGACGGCACCTGGGACGGGATCAAGCTGAACTACCGCAGCACCGGCCCTGACCTGTCTACCCTGCGGCAGGTCCCGCGCCGGATCTGTGTGGTGGCCGGGGAAACCAAGACCACCAGCCTGCTTGGCGCCCTGCGTGCCGGTCTGGTCACGGACCTGATTCTGGACGAAAATTCCGCCCGGCGGTTGGCGTCCTCCTAA